One part of the Glycine soja cultivar W05 chromosome 11, ASM419377v2, whole genome shotgun sequence genome encodes these proteins:
- the LOC114374966 gene encoding pheophorbide a oxygenase, chloroplastic-like produces MALPHSISALATTLTLSSPITKPHKVNPFPFSSNRNSQFLTKQTRPRSRRNLSLTPARVAAPPSTVEADRLYPEAENNETEEEFSDESSSSKFTWRDHWYPVSLIEDLNPLLPTPFQLLGREIVLWYDKSISQWVAFDDKCPHRLAPLSEGRIDEDGKLQCSYHGWSFDGCGSCVKIPQASSEGPEARAIGSPKACATRFPTLVSQGLLFVWPDENGWEKAKASKPPMLPDDIDKPEFATVNIQRDLFYGYDTLMENVSDPSHIEFAHHKVTGRRDRAKPLPFKMDSRGSWGFSGANEGNPQISAKFVAPCYMMNKIEIDTKLPVVGDQKWVVWICSFNVPMAPGKTRSIVCSARNFFQFSVPGPAWWQVVPRWYEHWTSNKVYDGDMIVLQGQEKIFLSETKEGGDINKQYTNITFTPTQADRFVLAFRNWLRRHGNGQPEWFGNSSDQPLPSTVLSKRQMLDRFEQHTLKCSSCKAAYEGFQTWQKVLIGATVVFCATSGIPSDFQLRVLLAGLAVVSAAIAFALNQLQKNFEFVDYVHAEID; encoded by the exons ATGGCGCTCCCTCACTCCATCTCTGCCTTAGCCACCACACTCACACTCTCCTCCCCAATAACCAAACCCCATAAAGTTAACCCCTTTCCCTTTTCCTCGAACCgaaattcacaatttttaacGAAACAAACGCGACCCAGAAGCAGAAGAAACCTCTCCCTAACCCCTGCACGCGTTGCGGCGCCACCCTCAACGGTTGAAGCCGATCGATTATACCCAGAGGCCGAAAATAACGAAACTGAGGAAGAGTTTAGCGACGAGAGCTCTTCCTCTAAATTCACTTGGAGGGATCACTGGTACCCTGTCTCGTTAATTGAAGATCTGAACCCTCTCTTGCCCACACCGTTTCAGCTTCTGGGTCGTGAAATCGTGCTCTGGTACGACAAGTCCATTTCCCAATGGGTTGCTTTTGATGACAAATGCCCCCATCGTCTTGCCCCTTTATCT GAAGGGAGGATAGATGAAGATGGGAAGTTGCAGTGTTCTTATCATGGGTGGTCTTTTGATGGGTGTGGATCTTGTGTTAAGATTCCTCAGGCTTCATCTGAAGGCCCCGAAGCACGTGCTATTGGATCTCCTAAAGCATGTGCCACTAGGTTCCCTACCTTGGTGTCCCAGGGTTTGCTCTTTGTATGGCCTGATGAGAATGGTTGGGAGAAAGCAAAGGCCTCCAAGCCTCCAat GTTGCCTGATGACATTGACAAACCGGAGTTTGCCACGGTCAACATTCAGCGTGATCTGTTCTATGGTTACGATACTCTCATGGAGAATGTCTCTGATCCTTCTCACATTGAGTTTGCTCATCACAAG GTCACGGGAAGGAGAGACAGAGCCAAACCTCTGCCATTCAAGATGGATTCTCGTGGTTCATGGGGCTTCTCTGGAGCTAATGAAGGGAACCCACAGATCAGTGCCAAGTTTGTTGCACCATGTTATATGATGAACAA GATTGAGATTGATACCAAACTCCCTGTAGTTGGTGACCAGAAATGGGTAGTATGGATATGTTCCTTCAATGTCCCCATGGCACCTGGTAAGACTCGCTCCATTGTTTGCAGTGCTCGAAACTTCTTCCAGTTCTCAGTGCCAGGGCCTGCCTGGTGGCAA GTCGTTCCTAGATGGTATGAGCATTGGACTTCAAATAAGGTATATGATGGAGACATGATTGTCCTTCAAGGTCAAGAGAAAATCTTCCTTTCAGAAACCAAGGAAGGTGGTGACATTAACAAACAGTACACAAACATCACCTTCACACCAACACAGGCAGATCGCTTTGTCTTGGCATTCCGAAATTGGCTGAGGCGACATGGCAATGGCCAACCAGAATGGTTTGGAAACAGCAGCGACCAGCCATTGCCATCAACTGTGTTATCAAAACGTCAG ATGTTGGATAGATTTGAACAGCACACTCTCAAGTGTTCATCATGTAAAGCAGCATATGAGGGATTCCAAACATGGCAGAAAGTCCTAATTGGGGCAACAGTTGTGTTTTGTGCAACATCAGGGATCCCATCAGATTTCCAGTTGCGTGTACTTTTGGCTGGACTCGCAGTTGTCAGCGCAGCCATAGCTTTTGCCCTAAACCAACTCCAAAAGAATTTTGAATTCGTGGATTACGTGCATGCGGAAATCGATTAA